Within Vicia villosa cultivar HV-30 ecotype Madison, WI linkage group LG1, Vvil1.0, whole genome shotgun sequence, the genomic segment attcgtTCATCTTGTTCTTTCTCCCAATTTCCCAATTCTTTCTCCCAACTTCCCAATCGAAGAAATCAATTTGAAACCCTAAATCCTTAAATTTCTCCACTGCGATGTCGCTCTCCTACTCCAACTTCTTCCTCGATGATATCTCTATACAACGAGGAAACCTCCAACATCTTATCCGGAGATTTGCCGGCGGAAAGCTTCTCTGATGTCGATTTGTCTCCGCCGTCGGAGGAAGCGTTCGAGCGGCCGAAATCTACGGGCTTAATGTACTTGCAGAAAGTATCCAGGTACCAATCATTTTCATTTTCTCAGAATCTTCAATTGATTGTTAACAAGAATGCATATGAAAGGTAAGTAATAGGACGTAATAACTTTTTCGATGTCTTTTCCAGGACGATTCAGAAATCATCAGTCGTTATCTTGTGCTTGTAAGGGATCCAATAATTCCAACAGCCAATAAGCCTTTTAAGGTGACAACTCATTTTAACCCTTGACTATATACATTCACAGTTGTAGATTCCCTCGAACCATTATCGTTCTCATTCATTATTTTTCAGACAAGCATTGTGTTTACACTGGATCAAGGTCTTAGGGTTGATAAGATATAGGCTGATATTTGTGACTTGACCCTTTATTCCAGCTCAATGGAAGTCTGGTCATTATTGCTGAAAACGTTATAGACTCAATGAAGATTGATGAGAACAGTGAATCCATACTACATCATGGGCAAAGGTACAGTGCTGCCTAGTAATTCTATCAATGCCGTGATTCTGTAATCCCTCCTGATCCTAGCCATCGGTAACAATAATTATAATTTGCGAGCTTCTTGTTCCATTTGCATTTTACTGATGTTTGTTTGTTTACATCTTCTATTTAAATGACTTTTATGGTTCATTGTTAGTTGCTATTGGTTACTGATAATTTATTTGCCAGTTTCTGTTTTTTATCTTTACTTAGTAGAACCATGTCCATGTTGTCCTGAAACACAAGATCTGTTAATTTCTCACTGTGTTACTGCTATGTGATGTTTATAGAAAAAATTTAGAGAAATAGAATCATGCATCTATAGCCGTTTTCATTTGTTTTAACACGTGATTGGCATATGTATATCAGCTCTGGATATACATCTAGTCGATGTTTGTGACTAATTGTCTAAATCTTTTTAAATAGGATGTGTACATAGTGAAACTCAGTTATGGAAATTTTCTTACCTCCTAGTCTGTCATTTCAGGAATTTCCTAATCATGATGTTGGAAAGCAAGTAAGTGATGTATCAGTTGAAAATCCTGTTTCCCAAATATTTTTTGGACTTTaatgttgattttatgcattGTTGTAGACTTTGAAAAACATGTTGTGGTATTTGTATgtacaaaaatatatatactggaattaaataaaaaattcaagatAGTTATAAGAAATAAAAACATGTTTAACCTTATTTCTCACTCTTTCggtctttctttttattttcacttCTTGTTAACTAAAAGACCTATCTTCTTGCAGAGCTAATGGAATTGAAAACTGGTTATTTCAGTTTGAGACAACTAAAAATTGCAACCAATAACTTTGATCATCAAAATAAGATTGGTGAAGGAGGATTCGGACCCGTTTACAAGGTAAACTTGGATAATCTGTAAGATAAATGTACTTGAGAAATATAAAGCTTTTGAATGGTTGTCCTAAATTATGATACTGAATGCATTGCCTATCCACAGGGGATAATGCCAGATGGTGATGTGATTGCTGTTAAACAACTCTCATCTAATATATATGCCAGTCCTCCTCAAACCGCCACTAAAGAGACCCTTGAAGCTTTTTTTTCTCAGGTAATTTCTATAACTTTGCTTATGATATTTGAGGTTGTTGTTCAAGGTGTTTTTAACATGGTGGTGTTTGGTAATAGGCAAGAGATGCTTATTATAGAGGAGAGACTTTGATAGTTGATAACATGTTTGATATAGTTAAGGTATATCTTTCTCCCCCAACTCACCACTTGTGCTTCTTACTTCTTAACTTGTTGTTATATTACACTGTTCTTAATCTTACTCATATTATGGAAGCAGTTGAAGCTTAAGTGGTATGGTTCCAAATCAGTTGTTAAGTATCCTTGATGCAGTATCGGGAGGAAATCAACTTATGTTGATGTTGAGGTAATTTTTTTATTGTGAGCATATATACCAGATGTTTGTTCTATTTAAATTGGTCTTAGAGTTTCCGGAGGAAATACCTATTGGATTGGGTGTGTTGAATATTCTGTTTGATGGAATATTGAGTGATAGAATGAAAGGTTTTTACAGAAGgtaactcttttttctttttagcctGTGAATAAGTTAATGACCACATGGACTAAGCAGCAAGGATATCCTGTTGTATCTTTTAAAGTCAATAATCAGAATTTGGAGTTTGCTCAGGTACCATTGCATCCAACCTTTTCATTAGTTCCTTGTCCTAGTTATTTTCAGAGAGAAAACCCTTTTTGTGTATTGTAACTTGGGAGCCTTGTATGTTTATTGGCAGTCACAATTCTTGTCGAGTGGTGCTCAAAAGGGAAGGCCAATGGATTGTTCCAACAACACTATGCTTTGGCTCTATCCGCGTCAGTATCTATATTTTCTGTGTATTTGGCTGTGTCAGACCTTCATATATCAATCTAACGTTGCAGTGACGCACAATTTAAAATTGATGCATTGCACCGTGAACAACATTCCGCTGATGGGGTTATTTCAAATTTAGATGCACATCTTTGACTAGTTTGAAACTAATTTATATACAGGAAGAAGTGTTGGATAGAGCCAAAAAAGCAAAGGAAAAAGCAGCACATGAAGCTACAGAGGCACATCCACAGGGTCTTGTTATTCCTTCCTACTCATACATTGGAAATAATGTTCTGATGTTGATTCTGCTGTTGTGATTGCAGATAGTCTTAGGAGAGAGAAGTCCACAAAAGGCTTTTAAATACACAGGAACTACTTGTTTTAATACCGGATCCTTTTCGATGGATAGCACATTTGTAGCGTACCATCCTTGCTCTCAGGAAGTTGAATTGTCATCCTTGTGAACTAAATATGGTTCTTTTTGGTTCTCATCCTCAAAATATCAGCATGTTGAATGTGCCTGCTTcatgttattttatttatcacATATAAAATCGATGCAATGAATGGAGTGGGGGATCTGGTATTGCTGCTTTTTGGGAGGGTTGAAGTCACTGCTATCTTGTTTTTTTAGTAGGAATGTACCTAGTCTAGTTGAGGAGGTAGTCTATCTTTAATTTAGATAATATTTACAAGGCTATTCATGTAACATAATATCCGAAACTGTTATTTGGATAGTGCAATCTTCATTGTCATATGCAGTTGAGTTTTATATGATCCATTTTGTGTCCTCTCTTTAACAATAAATCTCAAATTCTCATTAATTATCTACTAAATTCAGAAGTGTATTTGATGTTTGAAGAAGAATTTGCACTTTTGCATTAGCATCCTTACTTGCTTCCACTACCAACACATCTTCTAGCCAATGCATGTTTACAATAACTAGGAGTAACATAAATTTAAGGACATATTCTACATCTTCAATTTCTACATAAAAAACAAGAACACAACTAAGATTAAATTAAGGACATATTCTATATCTTCAATTTCTTCAGAAACAAGAACACAACTAAGAGAATTAACTTCATAAATCCTAACATTATTGACGGCAAGAGAATTAACCTCATAAATCCTAACCAAAAATTTGTTTCTAAATAATAATAAGTGAAAacttagaaaataataataataataataataataataataataataataataataataataataataataataataataataataattattactattataataataataatacaaataatattattaataataatattaaaatcagATCAGATTTTAGTGCTCAAGACTTTTACATAATAATCATTTAACactaataaaatcaatttatttctaaATATGATCCACAATCATTTAAAATCTAATTCGTTATTACTCTTTaacaaaatatagaaaataaaaatcaaattatttatttaaactaataaactacaaatttttatttaaataacataataatGCATAATTAATGCATACATCTAATTATACTAATCTAAGAGACAAAATTAAATGATAGTCCAATATagcttaaataattaattttcgtcccataaaaaaaaactattttttttcttaattataattaattatactaGAATTCAACTCTATGTTAGTATTTAGTTGCAAATAAAGGAGACTTGAATTTCTcctaataaatttattatataaaactaattaaaatatcataaaaaaagttgcatattaaaataattttaattcaaattattatgcatagtttcaataaaaatagtaataaaaaaaaaatctcactATCAAAATTTATCAAAACAATTCAAAATCACTACAgatcaaaatttatataatagttcgtaagttttttttattcttgttttgtGACAACTACAaaagtttctatttttttaataaattttcaagaacaaacattaaaatcatataataCGAAATCAAATtacatatttaatta encodes:
- the LOC131644891 gene encoding probable receptor-like protein kinase At1g11050, whose product is MRTVNPYYIMGKELMELKTGYFSLRQLKIATNNFDHQNKIGEGGFGPVYKGIMPDGDVIAVKQLSSNIYASPPQTATKETLEAFFSQARDAYYRGETLIVDNMFDIVKLKLKWYGSKSVVKYP